A single Venturia canescens isolate UGA chromosome 1, ASM1945775v1, whole genome shotgun sequence DNA region contains:
- the wge gene encoding uncharacterized protein wge isoform X5 → MLVPPVVQGGTGSRQVGDTGGNRGQQSTVPSAPATLWPLAPSQHNQTASQQSHATPPLAATPLPAHNQGVSRYGLYSLFPGGGGASYVAATPATPSSTSARAYHATTHKERTVSESVFSAAVGVGVGGYTWGAPTPPPGSPYSPVPVTQLELLAKNLASLAPHHATGHQQTSHQAHQSLSLQGAVGVNVAAAAAGASLHHAQHTQHTLNLAGLHHLHHGGLHQNAFSPQLSLVTAGTPTLTINSFSSPSNSQQGSVVPTTGVLLHQDYQTQTQAITSTGCTTAVNVSTIPSGSTSSSMSTMLVQAGAHNGNNTGGFLQQTTSCSSSSSMKKLENFGTVQTTTTGQTVKLENKTRQPCICKSNNGKTKLVHSDAGCSRTLPVASSWNSQTEGMTLCTSNSNNIVTGTTTTGVVNASLVKREPMTTVPCQVAEVSTSLHATTTAVKIEPMPTKSENGIVVSTAGSGGIPVGIAVARQRLQHQETTSSSMRNVSLSHHTSHHASYHHFQPDNLGSATAMTMGGATLVHCGNSGDERPAHLTIPSGSLAPSLNAALGSTLNSGLGNIGGAGNPPAAGTTAASWPPTIWQYPTAAMPAMEPVGFPQMGVGLQSGLQGGLQLVRDPTSGHLLLIHAAAEQMQQAVVWPNYPNHNGHNIGPPPLLLPPPPQPPSLQLLSDIGGARFVLTENKRKQQSTVPIVKIEADCGSSPTTIIASAESSKTLQTVTSMASALMPDAPLLTTLHYYPHAPALVQISQAEQTHCTSQQRHTFLSKATSPVSCLTPPPEVSQIHAIEPPETTPIGVQDASNQTDGVETDDEHLPNDSYVKQEHCSTPCQSVMTNPTSFDLVSSSHERTKAPLGMIPLTNNTLIDQSMIAQTACNLIGKFEKSENTVINAADCTRYATTTSVTTITRCGSEINSVDRTIESVVSCRSINDDDANLDEEDSLNIDEESGCEDRVSRIGSRVIEITEENCDSFHENLEFFGRRRDPVEQIRKPFYSEAMLNEERALEIKRNEDSISMLETSDEITSKQEDEQISVGSPQIANHAENAEENLHKEVATSKELVVPSVCEESARDCDDRGESVVESTNPPIVEEPSQVFGRSFDMPSIDCDEERETLAVIVVKQEKDDETIGHDSHSGTNDASSQAEKSLRHERKQSVERFHPGIENVVEKLKKNAAAALHDHQAAYNSENSREGQSEIERSPSHLEQPSRKLENGLKKMLLRSHENSANSEHFSSSMSLETHPKIIQADSFGKGVCSKTWLPTDNNNDISSNNHNLKITDKNTNDAILKGGKIAPIYPSSNSVNQDEEYPREFSSNKLSTKIEADQTIGRKYDLTSKPSFVNEIIDSKHSSQRDETKNCIDDQIVKLKAPEKPKQNVDLSGLELLSNSIAQYEHLVPGTPGYEDHVMNSSDQQSQQDESNNNEVDSPLGLLCALAEQRFMEEVGSSGSKKPKEYVDNSEEISQAGRLLLNLGKCSDNERKRKRSLVDENEEDGIDKSKRIREDSTGRESPSAEYTPRFVDKYSKARRFVAKSREDTLYADKTRRNSVSMVNNEVAPTTNGTKRNYVENEVEFTDSEAENIDARVCPLRLSISREDSEKCDLTTAENPNGNDQDWPNMDAMELDMRVRMADIQKQYKEKQKELLKLPPKKDEKRSPGRPRKKSQTSSDYGSMDLNASPPKSPIDEALDNANQQPLTSMPNLAIPRCNVNLVKLGEPRSHIKLLDNIPSIPIPVPPVASPITVLPAAKLITEDEDKNSLALGYETASSSAPTVASSSSASKKRKVGRPRKLMCSSGSARHLTETIVAKKPKSKSSLVGYLMTSKNRHLQNKFLGKSGYTPLPFKSGIAGNKNSKSHKIAKSKVKPVKQTPLHNKNVISSIIAEKAKLSQETKLERQVTKVKPKLKAEAKMKMWEEDESGEWNYTIERVPPEVPSVEKESTTEMQPEPAKIVVEEETNEVEPDRQEKLKKKKRKSTSTSPNRRKSSDHERKESRKRKSSLDCKECKECAKAAKADNKSDNILSKCKLTDAHLAIDQLRVLTAMGGLFYAGRLSAVQAPDVYAITLDGERGNRPHIHSREEILRDAIVEVCPSSTKELPPGTRLCAYWSQQYRCLYPGTSVEPSEADPELDEKFVSVEFDDGDSGRIALDDIRLLQPDYPVVEYDPNPLLTLGKRRRQTSMSTDEKRSSSAGNVRDAQSLTIARDGQTNENLMVDRKIEGDVTELRKGDGAEANALGEHRERKRLKKRRRDKLKRLNEAQEGKKKHRKHKCCEEHRKHKHRKHRKHKHKHNHHSSYSEGSHVSGGESCSGHKSEEETSPSNENAEKALDIPQEEEEVGERNEGLCQPQEEEEERLDEPVVDPIIPEGKVEKPKKQEKKAKARERQESVESRSKMAAFLPARQLWGWAGKGYRRPGAKGRAKKQFFRAIQRGNETIQIGDSAVFLSTGRPDRPYIGRIESMWETSSSNMIVKVKWFYHPEETVGCPPNLKYPGALFESPHMDENDVQTISHKCEVLKLADYTKKLGKEPHRYLTIYDNNDIYYLAGYYDPTTYLLNMQPDVV, encoded by the exons CGCCACCCCCGGGCTCACCGTACAGTCCTGTACCCGTGACTCAGCTCGAACTACTTGCCAAGAATCTGGCGAGTCTGGCACCGCATCACGCGACCGGTCATCAGCAAACATCTCATCAGGCTCATCAGTCCCTGAGCTTACAAGGCGCTGTGGGGGTTAACGTTGCAGCTGCTGCAGCCGGTGCGAGTCTACATCATGCCCAGCACACTCAACACACCCTCAATCTCGCCGGTCTTCATCATCTTCATCACG GAGGTCTCCATCAAAACGCATTCTCGCCTCAATTATCACTGGTGACGGCGGGTACACCGACGTTAACTATAAACAGCTTCTCGTCACCGAGTAACAGCCAACAGGGGAGCGTCGTTCCAACGACCGGTGTACTCCTTCACCAGGATTATCAGACTCAGACTCAGGCAATAACGAGCACCGGATGTACGACGGCGGTCAACGTTTCGACGATACCGAGTGGCTCGACTTCGAGTTCTATGAGCACGATGCTCGTACAGGCTGGTGCACATAATGGTAACAATACCGGTGGCTTTCTTCAACAAACGACTagctgcagcagcagcagcagtatgAAGAAACTCGAGAACTTTGGCACTGTACAAACTACGACCACCGGACAAACGGTCAAGTTGGAGAACAAAACTCGCCAGCCATGTATATGCAAAAGTAATAACG GCAAAACGAAATTGGTCCATTCCGATGCCGGCTGTAGTCGCACCCTGCCAGTTGCCTCGTCCTGGAACAGTCAAACGGAGGGAATGACTCTGTGCACGAGCAATTCGAATAATATAGTTACGGGTACAACGACGACGGGAGTCGTGAACGCGAGTCTCGTGAAGCGAGAGCCTATGACAACGGTACCGTGTCAAGTAGCCGAAGTCTCGACCTCCCTTCACGCGACAACGACCGCTGTTAAGATCGAGCCTATGCCGACAAAGTCCGAAAATG GAATCGTCGTCTCAACAGCAGGATCTGGCGGAATTCCGGTTGGTATCGCAGTCGCGCGACAGAGACTACAGCACCAGGAAACAACGTCGTCGTCGATGCGAAACGTATCACTGAGTCATCACACCTCGCATCATGCGAGCTACCACCATTTTCAACCTGACAATCTCG GCTCCGCAACAGCTATGACCATGGGAGGAGCCACCCTGGTGCACTGCGGAAACAGTGGGGATGAACGTCCAGCCCATCTCACCATTCCCTCTGGTAGCCTCGCACCCTCTCTCAACGCAGCTCTTGGCTCTACACTCAATTCTGGCCTCGGTAATATCGGAGGTGCGGGAAATCCCCCTGCCGCCGGGACGACGGCTGCCTCCTGGCCACCGACGATCTGGCAATATCCGACAGCAG CAATGCCTGCAATGGAGCCCGTTGGTTTTCCACAAATGGGAGTCGGTCTACAGAGTGGTCTTCAGGGTGGTTTGCAGCTTGTCAGAGATCCGACTAGTGGACACCTCTTACTTATACACGCAGCTG CTGAACAGATGCAACAGGCTGTTGTATGGCCGAATTATCCGAACCACAACGGTCACAATATCGGACCACCCCCACTTTTACTTCCGCCGCCACCGCAACCGCCGTCACTTCAACTTTTGAGCGACATTGGAGGTGCCAGATTTGTACTGACTGAAAACAAGAGGAAACAACAAAGCACTGTACCAATCGTCAAGATCGAGGCTGATTGTGGCAGCAGTCCAACAACTATTATTg CATCCGCGGAATCGAGTAAAACCCTCCAGACCGTGACGTCGATGGCAAGTGCTCTCATGCCGGACGCCCCTCTTCTGACAACCCTTCACTATTATCCTCACGCTCCGGCCCTCGTGCAGATAAGCCAAGCAGAGCAAACGCACTGCACATCACAG caACGACATACGTTTCTGTCGAAAGCAACATCCCCAGTTTCGTGTCTCACACCACCACCAGAAGTGTCGCAAATTCATGCGATTGAGCCACCCGAAACGACGCCGATCGGGGTTCAAGATGCGTCCAACCAAACTGACGGTGTCGAGACCGATGACGAACATTTGCCGAATGATTCTTACGTCAAGCAAGAACACTGCTCAACGCCCTGTCAATCTGTGATGACGAATCCCACGAGTTTTGATTTAGTTTCCTCGAGTCACGAGCGCACAAAAGCACCGTTGGGTATGATCCCCTTAACGAACAATACTCTCATCGACCAATCGATGATCGCACAAACGGCGTGCAACCTCATCGGTAAGTTCGAAAAGTCCGAAAACACTGTGATAAATGCTGCTGACTGCACGAGATATGCAACGACGACCTCTGTCACGACGATAACCCGGTGCGGCAGCGAAATCAACTCAGTCGATCGAACAATCGAGAGTGTCGTTAGCTGTCGTTCGATCAATGACGATGATGCTAATCTTGATGAGGAAGATTCATTGAATATCGATGAAGAATCTGGTTGCGAGGACAGAGTATCAAGAATAGGTTCCAGAGTTATTGAAATAACGGAAGAAAACTGTGACAGCTTTCATGAGAATCTCGAATTTTTTGGTCGCAGACGTGATCCCGTTGAACAGATAAGGAAACCCTTCTATTCTGAGGCGATGCTTAACGAAGAGAGAgctttggaaataaaaaggaacgagGATTCTATAAGTATGCTGGAAACGAGTGATGAGATAACGAGCAAGCAGGAAGACGAGCAAATTTCGGTCGGCAGCCCTCAAATTGCAAATCATGCGGAAAATGCCGAAGAAAATTTGCACAAAGAAGTTGCAACCTCAAAGGAACTTGTTGTTCCCTCTGTATGTGAAGAGAGTGCTCGAGACTGCGATGATAGGGGGGAGAGCGTGGTCGAGTCAACGAATCCACCGATTGTCGAGGAGCCCTCACAAGTATTCGGTAGATCGTTTGACATGCCGTCCATCGATTGCGACGAAGAACGTGAAACTTTGGCAGTGATTGTAGTCAAACAGGAAAAAGACGATGAAACGATTGGCCATGATTCACATTCTGGAACTAATGATGCTTCCTCACAGGCCGAAAAATCACTGCGTCACGAAAGAAAACAGTCGGTCGAGAGATTTCATCCTGGTATTGAAAACGTtgtggaaaaattgaagaaaaatgccgCAGCAGCACTGCATGATCATCAGGCAGCTTATAACTCTGAAAATTCAAGAGAGGGACAATCAGAGATTGAAAGATCTCCGTCACACCTCGAACAGCCATCCAGAAAACTGGAAAATGGCTTGAAGAAAATGTTACTGCGTTCCCATGAGAATTCAGCGAATTCCGAGCACTTTTCAAGCTCGATGTCTCTGGAAACTCATCCCAAAATTATTCAAGCCGATTCGTTTGGCAAAGGAGTCTGCTCAAAAACCTGGTTACCCACTGACAATAACAATGACATCAGCAGTAACAATCATAATTTGAAGATCACTGATAAAAACACTAACGATGCGATTCTTAAAGGAGGAAAAATAGCACCCATTTATCCGTCTTCCAACTCAGTTAATCAGGATGAAGAGTATCCTCGAGAATTTTCCAGTAATAAATTATCAACCAAGATTGAAGCTGACCAAACGATCGGGAGAAAATATGATCTCACAAGCAAACCCAGTTTCGTGAATGAAATAATCGATTCTAAGCATTCGAGTCAACGGGATGAAActaaaaattgtatcgacgaTCAAATAGTTAAGCTTAAAGCACCGGAAAAACCTAAGCAGAATGTGGACCTGAGTGGTCTCGAACTTTTATCCAATAGCATTGCTCAGTACGAGCATCTTGTTCCAGGAACTCCAGGGTATGAGGATCACGTGATGAATTCATCGGATCAACAGTCACAGCAAGACGAAAGCAATAATAACGAAGTTGACAGTCCTCTGGGTCTCTTGTGTGCGCTGGCGGAGCAAAGATTCATGGAAGAAGTTGGTTCCAGTGGATCCAAAAAGCCGAAAGAGTATGTTGATAATTCCGAGGAGATTTCTCAAGCTGGACGGCTTTTGTTGAATTTGGGTAAATGCTCGgacaacgagagaaagagaaaaagatcattggtcgatgaaaatgaagaagacGGAATAGATAAATCAAAGCGAATTCGCGAAGACAGCACCGGAAGGGAAAGTCCCAGTGCTGAATATACTCCTCGGTTTGTTGATAAATATAGCAAAGCTCGAAGATTCGTTGCAAAATCGAGAGAAGACACGCTTTACGCTGACAAAACTCGAAGGAATAGCGTATCGATGGTGAATAACGAGGTAGCTCCAACAACGAATGGAACGAAGAGAAATTACGTGGAGAACGAAGTGGAATTCACTGATTCTGAAGCTGAGAATATTGACGCTCGTGTTTGTCCGCTGCGGTTATCGATTTCAAGGGAggattcagaaaaatgcgatCTAACAACAGCAGAGAATCCGAATGGAAATGATCAAGATTGGCCAAACATGGATGCAATGGAGTTGGACATGAGAGTGAGAATGGCAGATATACAGAAGCAGTACAAAGAAAAGCAGAAAGAACTTCTAAAATTACCACCGAAGAAAGATGAGAAGAGAAGTCCCGGGCGGCCGAGAAAAAAGAGTCAAACGAGTTCTGACTACGGTAGTATGGATCTCAACGCTTCACCTCCGAAGTCACCCATTGACGAGGCTCTGGATAACGCTAATCAGCAGCCTCTTACATCCATGCCAAATCTTGCGATTCCCAGGTGCAACGTTAATCTTGTTAAACTTGGCGAACCCAGGAGCCATATCAAATTGTTGGATAACATACCAAGCATTCCAATACCGGTTCCTCCTGTAGCATCACCGATTACCGTGCTACCGGCTGCTAAATTGATAACAGAAGATGAAGACAAAAATAGTTTAGCG TTGGGATACGAGACAGCTTCGTCGTCAGCGCCAACAGTTGCTAGTTCGAGTTCGGCATCGAAGAAGCGAAAAGTTGGAAGACCAAGAAAGCTCATGTGTAGTTCCGGGAGTGCGAGACATTTGACGGAAACTATAGTCGCGAAGAAACCGAAGAGCAAAAGTTCCCTCGTGGGTTATCTAATGACATCGAAAAACAGACACTTGCAAAATAAG TTCCTTGGTAAATCCGGCTACACGCCACTTCCATTCAAGTCTGGTATTGCGGGTAACAAGAACTCCAAGTCCCATAAAATCGCGAAATCAAAGGTCAAACCGGTCAAGCAAACCCCGTTGCACAACAAGAACGTGATAAGTTCTATTATAGCTGAGAAAGCGAAACTCAGCCAGGAAACAAAGTTGGAGAGACAAGTGACGAAGGTTAAGCCGAAATTAAAAGCGGAGGCTAAGATGAAGATGTGGGAGGAAGATGAAAGCGGAGAATGGAATTATACGATTGAAAGGGTTCCACCCGAAGTTCCAAGCGTTGAAAAAGAATCCACTACG GAGATGCAACCAGAGCCAGCTAAGATTGTGgtggaagaagaaacgaatGAGGTAGAACCAGATCGGCAAGAAaagctgaaaaagaaaaaacgtaaatcAACATCGACCTCACCGAACAGACGCAAGTCCAGTGATCACGAAAGAAAAGAATCGAGAAAACGAAAGTCATCTTTGGATTGCAAAGAGTGCAAAGAGTGTGCTAAAGCTGCGAAAGCCGATAATAAATCGGATAATATTCTCTCAAAGTGTAAACTGACAGATGCGCATTTAGCGATCGATCAGTTGAGAGTATTGACGGCTATGGGAGGATTGTTCTATGCCGGCAGATTGAGTGCTGTGCAAGCACCTGATGTTTACGCGATTACCCTCGACGGTGAACGGGGCAATAGACCTCATATACATTCCCGAGAAGAAATTCTCCGAGATGCT ATCGTCGAGGTTTGTCCCTCCTCAACGAAGGAATTACCACCTGGCACGAGACTCTGCGCTTACTGGAGTCAACAATATCGTTGCTTGTACCCTGGTACTTCTGTCGAACCCTCGGAGGCGGATCCtgaactcgatgaaaaattcgtcaGCGTGGAATTTGACGATGGTGATAGCGGCAGGATTGCGTTGGACGATATTCGATTGCTTCAACCTGATTATCCTGTTGTTG AATACGATCCCAATCCTTTGCTCACATTGGGAAAAAGGCGTAGACAAACATCGATGTCGACGGATGAAAAACGTTCATCATCAGCTGGAAATGTACGGGATGCTCAATCTTTAACGATAGCTAGAGATGGTCAAACGAACGAAAACTTAATGgttgatcgaaaaattgagggtGATGTGACGGAGCTCCGCAAAGGCGATGGAGCGGAAGCTAATGCTTTGGGAGAGCATCGGGAGAGGAAGAGGCTGAAAAAAAGGAGACGCGATAAACTTAAGAGACTCAACGAAGCTCAAGAGGGAAAGAAGAAACATCGTAAGCACAAATGTTGCGAGGAGCATCGAAAACACAAGCACAGGAAACATCGGAAACATAAGCACAAGCACAATCATCATAGTAGTTACAGCGAGGGGAGTCATGTCAG TGGAGGAGAGAGCTGCAGTGGGCACAAAAGTGAGGAGGAAACGTCGCCGTCTAATGAGAATGCGGAAAAGGCGCTTGACATTCCacaagaagaagaggaagtaGGAGAAAGGAATGAGGGACTATGCCAACCtcaagaagaagaggaagaacgtCTCGATGAGCCGGTCGTCGATCCAATTATACCGGAggggaaagttgaaaaaccgAAGAAACAAGAGAAGAAAGCAAAAGCTAGAGAACGTCAAGAATCGGTGGAAAGTCGTAGCAAAATGGCAGCGTTTTTACCGGCACGACAATTGTGGGGTTGGGCAGGAAAAGGTTATCGGAGACCGGGTGCGAAAGGTCGagcgaaaaaacaatttttccggGCTATTCAACGCGGCAACGAGACTATACAGATCGGTGACAGCGCTGTATTCCTCTCTACCGGTCGACCAGACAGACCTTACATCGGTAGGATCGAATCGATGTGGGAAACATCGAGTTCAAACATGATCGTCAAAGTCAAATGGTTCTATCATCCTGAAGAGACTGTCGGGTGTCCACCGAATCTCAAATATCCG ggtGCGCTTTTTGAATCACCGCACATGGACGAGAACGACGTGCAAACGATATCTCACAAGTGCGAGGTCCTGAAATTAGCagattatacgaaaaaattaggAAAAGAACCGCACAGATACTTAACGATCTACGACAACAACGACATATATTATCTCGCTGGATATTACGATCCGACAACTTATCTTCTCAATATGCAGCCCGATGTTGTTTGA